In Arvicanthis niloticus isolate mArvNil1 chromosome 27, mArvNil1.pat.X, whole genome shotgun sequence, a genomic segment contains:
- the Pierce2 gene encoding piercer of microtubule wall 2 protein isoform X1: MAKETDCDLDKKTFLTSDAEMRPEPPAPCVNPGNPVFSCMLDPKTLHTTTSLSKPQMIMYKTNSSQYGAFSPRPFFFPCKYLPQEQEFTEHLRATGFYQNNSLNIGPDRTRTIDSPNYQHTL, from the exons ATGGCGAAAGAGACAGACTGCGACTTG GATAAGAAAACTTTTTTGACTTCGGATGCAGAAATGAGACCTGAACCACCGGCTCCATGTGTGAACCCTGGCAACCCCGTGTTTTCCTGTATGTTGGACCCCAAGACATTGCACACGACCACCTCATTGTCCAAACCCCAGATGATTATGTACAAGACCAATAGCAGCCAGTACGGGGCCTTCTCACCCAGgcccttcttctttccctgtaAGTACCTACCACAGGAGCAAGAGTTCACAGAGCACCTCAGAGCAACTGGCTTTTATCAAAACAACAGCCTAAATATTGGCCCTGACAGAACCAGAACCATCGATTCTCCTAATTATCAACACACACTATGA
- the Dnaaf4 gene encoding dynein axonemal assembly factor 4 isoform X1, with protein sequence MPVRVSEFSWQQTPAAVFLSLPLRGVCVRDADVFCGESYLKVNFPPFLFEVFLYAPIDDGKSKAKIGNDTILFTLYKKEPVLWESLSMPGVDKEMMQRIREKSILQAQEKAKEATEAKAAAKREDQRYALGVMMKIEEEERKKIEDMKENERKKATRELEAWKECQKKADGQKKVQRKEKAPQGKHSEETEALKPRGLPQKALPTRLPTRGRNWENIFSEKLKEDRVPAPRPAGSIQISFTPRVFPTALRESQVAEEEEWLHKQAEARRAMSTDLPEFSDLKEEEKNPDWLKDKGNKLFATENYLAAVDAYNLAIRLNCKIPLLYLNRAACHLKLKNLHKAIEDSSKALELLTPPVADNANARIKAHVRRGTAFCGLELYVEGLQDYEAALKIDPANTVVQTDAEKIRNIIQGTTLRSHE encoded by the exons GTTAACTTTCCTCCATTTTTATTTGAGGTGTTTCTCTATGCTCCTATAGATGATGGGAAGAGCAAAGCCAAGATTGGAAATGACACGATTCTCTTCACATTGTATAAAAAGGAGCCAGTTCTGTGGGAGAGCCTTTCTATGCCAGGTG TTGATAAAGAGAtgatgcagagaataagagaaaaatctATCTTGCAAGCACAAGAGAAAGCTAAAGAGGCCACAGAAGCAAAAGCTGCCGCTAAGCGAGAAGATCAGAGATACGCACTAGGCGTGATGATGAAG attgaagaagaagagaggaaaaaaatagaagatatgaaagaaaatgaacgGAAAAAAGCAACTAGAGAATTAGAAGCATGGAAAGAATGTCAAAAGAAAGCTGATGGACAAAAAAAagttcagaggaaggagaaagcgCCACAGGGAAAGCACTCTGAAGAGACGGAAGCACTAAAACCTCGGGGTTTGCCCCAGAAGGCCCTGCCCACTCGCCTCCCCACAAGAG GGAGGAATTGGGAAAACATATTTTCTGAGAAGTTAAAGGAAGACAGAGTTCCTGCGCCTCGACCCGCTGGCAGTATTCAAATCAGCTTCACCCCTCGAGTGTTCCCAACTGCACTTCGGGAATCCCAAGTtgcagaagaagaggag TGGCTGCATAAACAAGCAGAGGCAAGGAGAGCCATGAGCACTGATCTTCCTGAATTCTCTGActtaaaagaagaagagaagaatccAGACTGGTTGAAAGACAAAGGAAA cAAATTGTTTGCAACAGAAAACTATTTGGCAGCGGTTGATGCATATAATTTAGCCATACGATTAAACTGTAAGATCCCATTATTGTATTTGAATCGGGCTGCTTGCCACCTCAAATTAAAAAACTTACACAAGGCCATTGAGGACTCTTCTAAG GCACTAGAATTATTGACACCACCTGTTGCCGACAATGCCAATGCAAGAATAAAGGCACACGTCCGACGAGGGACGGCATTCTGTGGACTAGAACTGTATGTTGAAG GCTTGCAAGATTATGAAGCTGCACTTAAGATCGACCCAGCCAACACAGTTGTACAGACCGATGCAGAGAAGATTCGGAATATAATTCAAGGGACAACACTGAGGTCTCATGAATAG
- the Pierce2 gene encoding piercer of microtubule wall 2 protein isoform X2 produces MRPEPPAPCVNPGNPVFSCMLDPKTLHTTTSLSKPQMIMYKTNSSQYGAFSPRPFFFPCKYLPQEQEFTEHLRATGFYQNNSLNIGPDRTRTIDSPNYQHTL; encoded by the coding sequence ATGAGACCTGAACCACCGGCTCCATGTGTGAACCCTGGCAACCCCGTGTTTTCCTGTATGTTGGACCCCAAGACATTGCACACGACCACCTCATTGTCCAAACCCCAGATGATTATGTACAAGACCAATAGCAGCCAGTACGGGGCCTTCTCACCCAGgcccttcttctttccctgtaAGTACCTACCACAGGAGCAAGAGTTCACAGAGCACCTCAGAGCAACTGGCTTTTATCAAAACAACAGCCTAAATATTGGCCCTGACAGAACCAGAACCATCGATTCTCCTAATTATCAACACACACTATGA